Genomic segment of Candidatus Omnitrophota bacterium:
CGGCGCCTAGTATCCACGATCTGTCATTGGTACGCCTCGAGAGCGTTGAATGCCCTATAGAAACAAAAGGCGAGGGAGCGGCAGCCTGCCCTCCGAAGCAAAACATCTCTGAATGGCAGAAGCTGCGAAGGAGGGGACCCGTAAAAATTTTACTCGAATCGTGTACCTTTGGAGAGGCGGTGGCCGCGGAGGAAGGCGGCGGAGTCGAGGACCTTCTTGCCCTCGACCTGGAGATGCGTGATCTTTATCGCGCCCGAACCGGTAGCAACTACTATCCCTGTGCTCTCGCCGGAGGCGATGACCTCGCCGGGGGCCACTCCGTCTGATGAGGCGTCCGAAAGAGCGGTCTTCAATATCTTGAGCGTCTTCCGGCCGTAATGGGTGTAAGCGCCGGGCCACGGGATGAGGCCGCGGACCTTATTATGGATGGCCGCCGCCGGCTCGTCCCAGCGTATGAGACCCTCCTCTTTTCTCAGCTTGGGCGCGTAGGTCGCCTTCTCAGGGTCCTGCTTTTCGAAATGCGCCTTCCCGTCCTCTATCAGCCGTAATGTGTCGACCAATAAGATGGCCCCTGCCTCGGACAGCTTCTCGCTCAAGGTGATATTTGTATCTTCCGGACCTATACCTACTTCCTTCTCCGCCATTATGTCGCCTTCGTCCATACGCTCATTCATGCGTATCACGGTGACACCGGTGATCTCATCGCCGTTCATGACGGCCCTGTTCGTCGGCGCGGCGCCCCTGTATCCGGGAAGGAGCGACCCGTGCAGGTTAACGGCGTACAATTTCGGTATCGAGAGGACCTCCCTTTTCAGTATCTGACCGAAAGATACGACGACGAATATGTCTGGGCCGACTTTTTTAAGACGCTCTATCGACTCCGACCCGGAGGCGTCTTCCGGCTGATAGACGGTAACGCCCCTGGAGAGGGCAAAGACCTTTGTCGGCGGAGGCGATATCGCGAGGTTCCTGCCGCTCTTCCTGTCCGGCTGCGTCACGAGCAAAGCTACCTCATGACCCGAATCGATCAGCGCCTTCAGCGCCGGAAGCGCGAAATTGGACGTGCCGAAAAATATGATCTTCATATTTCACCTCTACATTGATATCGGATCTACGTCTACGGCTATTAGCACGCCGTGCGGCTTCTTGAACTTCGCCAGGACCTTCCTAAGCAGTTCGCACATAGCGATCCGGTCCTTCCCCTTAAGCACTATATTATACCTGAAGTAGCCGCGGACGCGCGCTATCGGCGCCGGGGCAGGCCCGGCCACTTTAGCGGTCGCGTCTTCCGCTCTTATGGCCGTCGCGAGCTCCGAGGCGGCCTTTTGCGTCATCTCGTCATTCCTTGCGCGTACGGTGATCTTGACTAGGCGTACGAACGGCGGGAAGAGGAGCTCTTTACGGGAGACGATCTCTTCCTGGTAGAACTTCTCGTAATCGTGCTTGGCGGCAGTGAGGACGGCATAATGGCTCGGCGCATACGTCTGGACTATGACCTCTCCCCCGTCCTCGCCCCTCCCGGCGCGGCCGGCGACCTGTGTAAGGAGGTTAAATGTCCTCTCGCTCGCGCGGAAATCCGGTATATTCAGCGTCACGTCCGCGGAGACGACCCCGACGAGCGTCACCATGGGGAAGTCGAGCCCCTTCGCTATCATCTGCGTACCCACCAGGATGTTGACGCTGCCGGATTTGAACGTCCCGAGTATCCTGTCGTGAGAGCCGGCCTTCTGGGTGGTATCGGAATCCATCCTCGCCAGGTGGACGGCGGGGAAGCTGTGGCTTATCTCCGATTCCACCTTCTCCGTGCCCAAACCGAAGTACTTTATATAGCTGCTCCTGCACTTTGGGCATATGTCCGGCGGCTCCGCCGTGTAGTTACAATAATGGCAGACCAGCCTCTTCTCTTCAAAGTGGTAGACCAGCGTCGTATCACAACGCCTGCATTTCATTACGAAGCCGCACGCCTTGCAGTTAAGGAAGGTGGAAAATCCACGCCTGTTCAGGAATATGATCGCCTGTTTCTTCTCTTTCAGCGTCTTATCGATGGCGTCCAGGAGGACCTTCGAGAATATCGCTATCCTCTTCTTGGTCGCGACCTCCATCCTCATATCGACTATCTTCACCTTCGGGAGGAGCCGTTCCTCGATACGCTTGGTCAGCCGTATCAGCTTATACTCGCCGTGTTTTGCCTTGTAATACGACTCGAGCGAAGGCGTGGCGGTCCCCAGGACGAGCGGGCAGTTATTTAGCCGCGCCCTCTCCTCCGCAACCTCGCGCGCATGATAGCGCGGCACGTCCTCCTGTTTATATGAAGTCTCATGTTCCTCATCGATTATGATGAGGCCGAGGCCGGCTACCGGGCTGAATATGGCGGACCTCGCCCCCACCACTATCCTGGCCCTGCCCTCTTTTATCTTCTTCCACTCCAGGAATTTTTTTGCGGGTGTGAGCTTGGAGTGTATGACCGCGACGAGGTCACCGAACCTCGATACGAAACGCTCTATCGTCTGCGGGGTGAGCGATATCTCGGGCACCAGCATTATGACACCCTTGCCCGCGGAAAGGATGAGCGTGATCGCCTGGAGGTATATCTCCGTCTTGCCGCTTGCCGTTATGCCGTGGAGAAGGAACGTCTTATGCTCTCTCTTCTCTATCGATTCGCGCAATGCCTTCAACGCCTTATCCTGCTCGTCCGTCAGGACGTGCGGCAGCGAGGCAGCCCACTGGGATGTATCGATATGCAGATCTTTTATCGTGGACCCTATCTCCTCCTTGCCTTTCTTTATGCCTGCCGGTACGGCCGCCTCTATGGCGTCTCCCCATGAACAGAAATAGTTGTCCTTTATCCATCGCGTAAGCTTCAGCATCTCTTCGTTTATCAGGGGCTCTCTGTCTATGACCTTGACTATCGCCTTGAGGTCCTTTACGCCAGGGTCGCCGGTAAGCCCCACCACATATCCCACGACGGTCCTCGTCTGGAAAGGGACGAAGACCCTCTTCCCTACGGCGATATCCCCGAGCATCTCATCGGGGATCGAATAATGGAAGGTCCTGTCCATGGGCAGGGCCACCGCCACTTCGGCAAAGGTCTTCTTCCGGTCCTCTGTTTCAACGTCCATATGTCACCGTAGGTTCAATATACCGGTCGGCGTACCCCTGTTGTAACGGCTGCTATAAGGAAAACCCGCAAGGACAGCCGATATTTTGAAAGCGAGGTATCGCTTAATGCTTAAAAGCCCTCCCGGCGATGTAAGGCCCATCGTCAGCTTAAAATCCCGCCATAACCTTTTGGCCCGCATCCCCACCTCATGCCTGGTAGAGTCCATGAGCGCCGTATCGGAGGTGAGGCTCTTCGGGTGGACGCATATATCGGTCAGGACCTCGTCTATATAGAGGAACCTTACGCCTCTGGCCGACAGGCGCAGGAATAGGTCCCAGTCCTCGTGGCACTTCAGCCGCTCGTCAAGCATCTCTCTTCCCAGGACCTGCCTCCTGAACATCGCGCTCGATATGTGTATGAAGTTATTCCGTTTCAGGAAATAGAATATATCACCGCCGAAATGGAAGTACGGGCTCTCTATTACGCGCTTGCCGCCTTCCAGGAAGTAGCTCTCGTTCGTGTAAGAGACGCCGTATCCGGGGTTCTTCTCCATCAATTCAACCTGCCTCTTTATCCTGCCGGGCCTGAATATGTCGTCGGCATGCAGGACCGCCAGATAATCTCCGGAAGATGCCTCCATGCCTTTATTCACGGCGTGTGAGACGCCTCCCTTCTCCGTCCTCAAACAGCGCACCCGGCCATCGCCTGAATACGCGGCCAGCGCCTCTTTCAGGTCGTCCGTCGAACCGTCATCCACTATTATCACCTCGATATCGCCATACCCCTGTGACAGGACGCTGTCGACGGCCCGCCGTATGAAATGCGCCGCATTATGTACCGGGGTTATCACGCTGATCTTAGGCATGGCGACCGCAAGGGTTCGTATTCAATTGAACACATTTATGTGGTTAGCTATCAACTCTTTGTTAAACCTGCCCAGCTTCAACCTGTCTATCTTCCGCCTTATCCTGACCGAAAGCGGTATATGCCTGGTCCGGGCCAGCGCCTCTTTCAAAAATTCATAGTCAATGCCCTTTATCTTGGGCGATACGGGATCTCTCTTATAATCGGAATGGTCCTTTATCAGGGAGATATCCTTCTCCTTGCAATATTCGAAGAGGTCGCTTCCGGGGAAAGGCGTGTAGAATGTCGGGCTCGGGACGTACGGTCTTATCTTCTCTATCATCTTCACCGTCTCCATCACCTCTTCTTTCGTCTCGGTCGGTATGCCGAGGATGAAGTTCGCGAAGACCCTTATGCCCAGCCGTTTACAGATGGCTCCCGCCCTGTAATTCTGCTCTACCGTGGTGCCCTTGCGCAGGAAGTCGAGGATCCTCTGGCTTCCGCTCTCGAAACCTACCAGGAGGAGGGCCAGCCCGTGGCGCTTCATGTCCCTGAAGAGGTCCGGGTGTTTCACTATGATATCGGCCCGGCTCTGGCAGACGAAAGGTTTCCCGAACCCTTTCGTCCCATAAAACCTGAGGAACTTTTCCACCCATCTTATGTCCTCGAGAAGGCAATCGTCGTGTATCATAAGGCTGTTCAGGCCCACCCTGTCCCTGGTCATCGTGAGCTCCTCCATAAAGCGCTCGACCGAAACACGCCGTACTTTGGAGCCGAAGATCTTCCGCTCGGCCGGCTGACAAAAATTGCAATTGTATACGCAGCCTCTCCCGGCGGTCGCTGTTATGAAAGGCATCTTCAGGAAAGGGACCATCGGCGCCTCCAGTATGGGAAAGAGGGACCTGTCCTCGAACGGGATCTTCTCGAGGTCCGGCATCTCCCCCTGTATGACCTTTGACTTCATGGCGCCCGACGCGATATCGCCCGCTACCCGGGGCAGCGTGATCTCGGCCTCACCCTTGAATATATAGTCGATATAGGGATTGCCCATGAGCTCATCCGGCATGATGCTGGGGTGGACCCCTCCCACAACGACCCTTATCTTTTTATCCGTATCTTTTATGATCTTTGCCGATGTGATCGCGGCATCGAAATCGAGGCTCATCATCGTTATGCCTACGACCTCCGGGGCGATCCTCTTCACAAGGGGCGGCAATTCGTCCCAGCCGTAAAGCTGTCTCAGGTCTATCAGCGAAACGGTATGTCCGTCCTTCTTCAGGGCAGAGCTTATATGGGACAGGCCGTGATGTATCCATCCCGTCCTGGGACGCTCCGGCGGCCTGGCGAAGCCGTCCATCGTGATCCCGGGATAGAGCAGGGCTATCTTCATCTATTTCCCTTCAAGCTCTCTCTTTATCTTTTTGACATCTTCCCACACGGTCTTCTTCTCCGAAGGGTTCCTCAGGAGATAGGCGGGGTGGAACGTAGGCATGACCTTTATCCCGTTATACTCGCGGAACTTCCCCCTCAATGCGCCGATCGGCTCCTGCGTCCTCAGGAGCGTCTGGCTCGCGGACTTCCCGAGGGTGCATATCACAACGGGATGTATGATATCTATCTGCCTCTTAAGGTTATCTTCGCAGGCCAGTATCTCGGTGGGCAACGGGACCCTGTTATTCGGGGGCCTGCACTTAAGGACGTTTGCTATGTAGACATCCTGGCGCTTCAAGCCCATCGCCTCTATTATCCTGGTGAGAAGCTGCCCTGCCCTGCCGACGAACGGCAGGGCCTGCCTGTCTTCCTCTTCTCCCGGCGCCTCCCCTACGAACATGAGGCGCGCCCGGCCGTTCCCGGAACCGAAGACGATGTTTGTCCTAGTCTTATACAGATCGCAGGCCTTGCAGCCGGAGAGTTCCTTCTTAAGGGTTTCGAGCTCATCCGGGACGGGTTTCGGTCCATCCCCTTTCCCCGCGTGAACCGGGAAATATAACTCTTCGACGCCGGAGGCCTTCTCCAATTCCATGTAAGACCTGAGCGCCCGCAATATCTCCTTTAAATCATATTCCGCCGCGTTAAGCATCCCTGCCTCCGGCCATCCCGGCCGCCAGGGCCGCGACGTCATAGCAGGCCCGCGGCCTACCGAGGCGGCGCACCGTCTCCCGCATCGCCTTCATCCTCCCGGGGTCCGCCATCAGGTCCTCAAGGATAGCCGAGATATCGCGCACGTCTTTTATCCGTATCGCGGCCCCATGCTTGACCACAAAGTCGCTGTTACCCGTCTCCTGCCCCGGAATCGGCGAGGTCGCGATAAGGGGCAGCCCTTTAGCGAGGCACTCCGTTACAGTGATGCCGCCTGCCTTCGATATGACTATATCGGAGACCTCCATAAAATCGTAGACATTATCCACAAAACCGAGCACCTTCAGGTCGATCCCCATACGCTCTTTAAGGGATTTCATCCTGTTTATAAGGTCCTCGTTATGACCGCAGATGACTATGACCTGTATAGGGCCGGGTACGGCAGCGGCGCTTTTGACTATATCCTCTATGGGTCCGACGCCGAAACCTCCGCCTATTACGAGCACCGTAAAGATATCGCTCTTCAGCTCGAAGGTGCTCTTTATCTTCTCTTTATCAAGCGCCTTGGAGAAGACCGGTTCCACCGGTATCCCCAGGACCTTTATCTTCGAGTCCGCTATCCCCCACCGCATAAGGTCATCCCTGGCCTCTTCGTTCGATACGACATAGATGTCGACGAAATCCGAAACCCACCACGAGTGAAGCCGGTAATCGGTTATGACGGTGATTATCTTTGACCTCAAAAGGCCGGCCCTCTTAAGGTCGGAAGCGACTTCGCTCGCGAAAAAATGCGTCGATACGATCACCTCCGGCTGGTTCTTCAGGAGATGAGTTACGAGCGGTTTTGAATTTGCCCAGTTATTCAA
This window contains:
- the fmt gene encoding methionyl-tRNA formyltransferase, which encodes MKIIFFGTSNFALPALKALIDSGHEVALLVTQPDRKSGRNLAISPPPTKVFALSRGVTVYQPEDASGSESIERLKKVGPDIFVVVSFGQILKREVLSIPKLYAVNLHGSLLPGYRGAAPTNRAVMNGDEITGVTVIRMNERMDEGDIMAEKEVGIGPEDTNITLSEKLSEAGAILLVDTLRLIEDGKAHFEKQDPEKATYAPKLRKEEGLIRWDEPAAAIHNKVRGLIPWPGAYTHYGRKTLKILKTALSDASSDGVAPGEVIASGESTGIVVATGSGAIKITHLQVEGKKVLDSAAFLRGHRLSKGTRFE
- a CDS encoding glycosyltransferase, giving the protein MKKILVVYATAGIGHKKAAVAVKKALDEVRPQDTEVSLIDALDYTNAFFKWTYLKVYLLAVNKLSLLWGFMYYLTDNYYVNLAVSKLRRLNNWANSKPLVTHLLKNQPEVIVSTHFFASEVASDLKRAGLLRSKIITVITDYRLHSWWVSDFVDIYVVSNEEARDDLMRWGIADSKIKVLGIPVEPVFSKALDKEKIKSTFELKSDIFTVLVIGGGFGVGPIEDIVKSAAAVPGPIQVIVICGHNEDLINRMKSLKERMGIDLKVLGFVDNVYDFMEVSDIVISKAGGITVTECLAKGLPLIATSPIPGQETGNSDFVVKHGAAIRIKDVRDISAILEDLMADPGRMKAMRETVRRLGRPRACYDVAALAAGMAGGRDA
- a CDS encoding radical SAM protein, with protein sequence MKIALLYPGITMDGFARPPERPRTGWIHHGLSHISSALKKDGHTVSLIDLRQLYGWDELPPLVKRIAPEVVGITMMSLDFDAAITSAKIIKDTDKKIRVVVGGVHPSIMPDELMGNPYIDYIFKGEAEITLPRVAGDIASGAMKSKVIQGEMPDLEKIPFEDRSLFPILEAPMVPFLKMPFITATAGRGCVYNCNFCQPAERKIFGSKVRRVSVERFMEELTMTRDRVGLNSLMIHDDCLLEDIRWVEKFLRFYGTKGFGKPFVCQSRADIIVKHPDLFRDMKRHGLALLLVGFESGSQRILDFLRKGTTVEQNYRAGAICKRLGIRVFANFILGIPTETKEEVMETVKMIEKIRPYVPSPTFYTPFPGSDLFEYCKEKDISLIKDHSDYKRDPVSPKIKGIDYEFLKEALARTRHIPLSVRIRRKIDRLKLGRFNKELIANHINVFN
- the priA gene encoding primosomal protein N'; the protein is MDVETEDRKKTFAEVAVALPMDRTFHYSIPDEMLGDIAVGKRVFVPFQTRTVVGYVVGLTGDPGVKDLKAIVKVIDREPLINEEMLKLTRWIKDNYFCSWGDAIEAAVPAGIKKGKEEIGSTIKDLHIDTSQWAASLPHVLTDEQDKALKALRESIEKREHKTFLLHGITASGKTEIYLQAITLILSAGKGVIMLVPEISLTPQTIERFVSRFGDLVAVIHSKLTPAKKFLEWKKIKEGRARIVVGARSAIFSPVAGLGLIIIDEEHETSYKQEDVPRYHAREVAEERARLNNCPLVLGTATPSLESYYKAKHGEYKLIRLTKRIEERLLPKVKIVDMRMEVATKKRIAIFSKVLLDAIDKTLKEKKQAIIFLNRRGFSTFLNCKACGFVMKCRRCDTTLVYHFEEKRLVCHYCNYTAEPPDICPKCRSSYIKYFGLGTEKVESEISHSFPAVHLARMDSDTTQKAGSHDRILGTFKSGSVNILVGTQMIAKGLDFPMVTLVGVVSADVTLNIPDFRASERTFNLLTQVAGRAGRGEDGGEVIVQTYAPSHYAVLTAAKHDYEKFYQEEIVSRKELLFPPFVRLVKITVRARNDEMTQKAASELATAIRAEDATAKVAGPAPAPIARVRGYFRYNIVLKGKDRIAMCELLRKVLAKFKKPHGVLIAVDVDPISM
- a CDS encoding uracil-DNA glycosylase; this encodes MLNAAEYDLKEILRALRSYMELEKASGVEELYFPVHAGKGDGPKPVPDELETLKKELSGCKACDLYKTRTNIVFGSGNGRARLMFVGEAPGEEEDRQALPFVGRAGQLLTRIIEAMGLKRQDVYIANVLKCRPPNNRVPLPTEILACEDNLKRQIDIIHPVVICTLGKSASQTLLRTQEPIGALRGKFREYNGIKVMPTFHPAYLLRNPSEKKTVWEDVKKIKRELEGK
- a CDS encoding glycosyltransferase, whose product is MPKISVITPVHNAAHFIRRAVDSVLSQGYGDIEVIIVDDGSTDDLKEALAAYSGDGRVRCLRTEKGGVSHAVNKGMEASSGDYLAVLHADDIFRPGRIKRQVELMEKNPGYGVSYTNESYFLEGGKRVIESPYFHFGGDIFYFLKRNNFIHISSAMFRRQVLGREMLDERLKCHEDWDLFLRLSARGVRFLYIDEVLTDICVHPKSLTSDTALMDSTRHEVGMRAKRLWRDFKLTMGLTSPGGLLSIKRYLAFKISAVLAGFPYSSRYNRGTPTGILNLR